CAAGAACGCAACTGTTCAGGGCACAAGAACGGATGAAAACAACTGGCTTCGCTCCTGGAGCCACGAAATCTATCTCTGGTATGACGAGATTGTGGACATGAATCCGACATGTTGCACTACGCCTGAATACTTCGATCTGATGAAAACATCGCAAACCACTTCTTCCGGAAAACCCAAAGACAGGTTCCACTTCTCGCAATCTACCGCAGAATACAACCAGTTCTCGCAACAAGGAGTTGAGGCGGGATACGGCGCTGTATTCAGGGTGCTGAGAGCTACTGTTCCGCGAAAGGTAATAGTACTGCGCACCGAACCGAATTCACCAGCAACCGCATCCAGCGTCAATCTCCTTCGCGGCACAGAGATTCTCGGAATCGACGGAATTGACCTTGTGAATACCACAGACGCGGTGGAAGTAGCTGCGTTAAACAGCGCCCTTAACCCATCTTCCGGCGACAACCATACCTTCACGGTCAAGGATCCCGGCGCATCCTCCCAGGAACGGTCCGTTCCGATGACCGCGGGCACAGTAACGGTGAGTCCGGTTCAGGAAGTAAAAGTCATTACAACATCCGGTGGAGACCGTGTCGGCTACATGCTGTTTAACAGCCATATCTCCACTGCCGCGCAGCCTCTGATAAATGCCGTGAACAGTTTCGTTCAGGGAACCGAAATTGACGATCTCGTGCTTGATCTCCGCTATAACGGGGGAGGAGCAATCAGTATAGCGCAACTAATCACCTCCATGATAGCCGGGTCCGCAGGAAACGGCAAAACCTTCGCGAAAATCGAATACAA
Above is a window of Candidatus Dadabacteria bacterium DNA encoding:
- a CDS encoding S41 family peptidase is translated as MAFNKNATVQGTRTDENNWLRSWSHEIYLWYDEIVDMNPTCCTTPEYFDLMKTSQTTSSGKPKDRFHFSQSTAEYNQFSQQGVEAGYGAVFRVLRATVPRKVIVLRTEPNSPATASSVNLLRGTEILGIDGIDLVNTTDAVEVAALNSALNPSSGDNHTFTVKDPGASSQERSVPMTAGTVTVSPVQEVKVITTSGGDRVGYMLFNSHISTAAQPLINAVNSFVQGTEIDDLVLDLRYNGGGAISIAQLITSMIAGSAGNGKTFAKIEYNDKKKDASYPFATSFNSATLPTLDLSRLFVLTSASTCSASELIINSLMGVDVDVIVIGTATCGKYHGFIPRDNCGTTYFSIEFRVVNDRGAADYDDGFSPDCSVADNDYEHQLGDPEESLLKTALAYQADDMCPSSDSAMIQGSSAKSSQEGRLSINPAPAPHSDLPGLVLD